One genomic region from Pyrobaculum islandicum DSM 4184 encodes:
- a CDS encoding TrmB family transcriptional regulator has translation MEQLKKVSKLLGLGQREIDIYITLVEKGELTARDIADILKIPYTKTYIYLDKLIKLGFITRNEKSRPVKFKASPPIDIYRSLVNILSVTLKTLKPIFDNLQTIYESRYATAPTFLTLVRGSDRVGELIVEILKSSEDVAYLAFPFPELITPQIVDTLIEESKRIPIKMLVTEELIHRLNLPPRVEVKTVAEMFGGGAIGGAVVIYVKYSGEISGAYSNDRFMIEIARTYFIHVWQKASSLRPP, from the coding sequence GTGGAGCAGTTAAAGAAAGTGTCTAAACTTTTAGGACTTGGCCAGAGAGAGATAGACATATATATAACGCTTGTAGAAAAAGGAGAGCTTACTGCTAGAGATATTGCAGATATTTTAAAAATTCCGTATACAAAGACTTATATATACCTTGATAAACTTATTAAGTTAGGATTTATTACACGAAATGAGAAATCTCGTCCTGTAAAATTTAAAGCTTCTCCACCTATAGATATATATAGATCTCTTGTTAATATACTTTCAGTAACGTTAAAAACTTTAAAGCCAATATTTGATAATCTCCAAACAATTTACGAAAGCCGATATGCAACAGCTCCAACTTTTCTAACTCTAGTCCGCGGCTCTGATAGAGTGGGCGAGCTTATAGTAGAGATTTTGAAGTCTTCAGAAGATGTGGCTTATCTCGCATTTCCATTTCCAGAGTTAATTACGCCACAGATAGTAGATACGCTTATAGAAGAGTCAAAACGTATACCAATAAAAATGCTTGTTACAGAAGAGCTTATACATAGGCTTAACCTCCCTCCACGCGTTGAAGTTAAGACAGTAGCTGAGATGTTCGGCGGTGGCGCGATAGGGGGAGCTGTCGTAATTTATGTTAAATACAGCGGAGAAATATCTGGTGCGTATTCAAATGACCGCTTTATGATAGAAATAGCACGTACTTACTTTATCCACGTATGGCAAAAGGCCTCTAGTTTGCGTCCCCCTTAA
- the tes gene encoding tetraether lipid synthase Tes: MTVQAVLEKPVKLVDLSKYNLPDRYRSTLTNEKWQQTLKKQYGLPESARVVKATLSLCPVCGRRIPAVVYEENGAIWMRKRCREHGVFEDLYWGDAEMYYYFLQWDRPEYIAKGLANPYTDLEFYKEAGECPNGCGLCPVHKSNTVLAIIDVTNRCNMACPICFANAGAAGYVYEPTLEQIEYMLRTLRAQKPWAPNAVQLSGGEPTLRDDLPEIIRIAKRLGFVHVEVNTNGIRLANDIEYYKALLDAGLSTLYLQFDTIDEKNEGVWRHRMYHPKAYKIIREKVIENARKLGHRSIVLVVTLARNYNDKDLGKIVDFAIQNRDVVRWINIQPVSFAGRAKLYSKEELRKLRITIPDTIIEIEKQTGGAISRWDWRPTNWPVAVAKMVEALTDSPKPLFSMNPICGAATFIYYDEDEKRIYPITKLVDVDAFEKGAWDVYYTAAKGGIYKHVAKVKALKLLKAVKHKRVRDLIYDFLVKKDYDSLGRFFFNVVGIGIMHFMDTMNYDIERVQRCDIHYATPDGRVFPFCTYNVVGHREKVESSFKIDAKTWTKITGLSLTGWSRQKFIELRA, from the coding sequence ATGACTGTACAGGCGGTGCTAGAGAAGCCTGTCAAGTTGGTAGATCTTTCAAAATACAATCTGCCCGATAGGTATAGGTCTACACTTACAAATGAGAAATGGCAACAGACGTTAAAAAAACAGTATGGGTTACCAGAAAGCGCAAGAGTAGTCAAAGCAACACTATCTCTATGTCCAGTATGCGGCAGGAGGATACCCGCAGTGGTATATGAAGAAAATGGAGCTATCTGGATGAGAAAAAGATGTCGAGAACACGGCGTGTTTGAAGACCTCTATTGGGGCGATGCTGAGATGTACTACTATTTCCTCCAGTGGGATAGGCCAGAGTATATAGCAAAGGGCCTGGCTAATCCATATACAGACCTAGAATTTTATAAAGAAGCCGGCGAGTGTCCAAACGGTTGCGGCCTTTGTCCAGTGCACAAGTCTAACACCGTCTTGGCGATAATAGATGTCACAAATAGATGCAATATGGCTTGTCCAATATGTTTTGCCAACGCCGGAGCTGCAGGCTACGTATATGAGCCCACGCTTGAACAGATAGAGTATATGTTGAGGACCTTAAGAGCGCAAAAGCCCTGGGCTCCAAACGCAGTACAATTATCCGGAGGAGAGCCGACGCTTAGAGACGACTTGCCCGAGATCATTAGAATTGCCAAAAGGCTAGGATTCGTACATGTAGAAGTTAATACAAATGGCATAAGACTTGCCAATGATATTGAGTATTACAAGGCGTTGTTAGACGCAGGTCTTTCGACATTATATCTACAGTTTGATACTATTGACGAAAAGAACGAAGGCGTATGGAGACATAGAATGTATCACCCCAAGGCGTATAAAATAATAAGGGAGAAGGTTATTGAAAATGCAAGAAAATTAGGTCATCGATCTATTGTACTTGTGGTTACACTAGCTAGGAACTATAACGATAAGGACCTTGGAAAGATAGTAGATTTTGCAATTCAAAACAGAGATGTAGTTAGATGGATTAATATCCAACCCGTCAGTTTCGCTGGCCGTGCCAAGCTCTATAGCAAGGAGGAGCTTAGGAAGCTTCGTATTACAATACCGGACACCATCATAGAAATTGAGAAACAGACAGGTGGAGCGATAAGCAGGTGGGATTGGAGACCCACCAACTGGCCAGTAGCTGTGGCCAAGATGGTGGAGGCGCTAACAGACTCACCAAAGCCCTTGTTCTCCATGAATCCCATATGCGGCGCCGCCACCTTCATATACTACGACGAGGACGAGAAGCGCATATACCCAATCACCAAGCTTGTAGATGTAGACGCCTTTGAGAAAGGGGCATGGGACGTCTACTACACGGCGGCGAAGGGTGGCATATATAAGCATGTTGCCAAGGTGAAGGCGCTGAAGCTCCTGAAGGCCGTGAAACATAAGAGGGTGAGGGATTTGATATACGACTTCCTGGTCAAGAAGGACTACGACTCGTTAGGCCGCTTCTTTTTCAACGTGGTGGGGATAGGCATCATGCACTTCATGGACACCATGAACTATGACATAGAGCGTGTTCAGCGTTGCGATATACACTACGCAACGCCCGACGGCCGCGTGTTCCCATTCTGTACCTACAACGTGGTGGGCCACCGCGAGAAGGTAGAAAGCTCGTTTAAGATAGACGCAAAAACCTGGACAAAGATCACGGGACTATCTCTAACTGGTTGGAGCAGACAGAAATTCATAGAGCTGAGGGCATAA
- a CDS encoding ABC transporter ATP-binding protein, with protein sequence MAVELKNVTKVYGNGSVKTVALDDVSLSVTQGEAVVLMGPSGSGKTTLLNIIATLDRPTSGEVYVLGVDVAKMPERKLERFRLRNIGYLFQSYNLVPYLTAEQNVALPLVTLGVKKELALLKARLLLELVGLEKAAALYPHQMSGGMQQRVAVARALAANPPILILDEPTSNVDPDNASQVLGLIYVVNKLFKSTVFIATHDPEVARIATRLVYIRGGKLYETVEPPRRELKVDVERAAAVYEKLKHIDELIGI encoded by the coding sequence ATGGCGGTAGAGCTGAAAAACGTAACTAAGGTATACGGCAACGGCAGCGTTAAGACGGTGGCGTTAGACGACGTTTCGCTTAGTGTTACTCAAGGCGAGGCGGTTGTCCTAATGGGGCCTTCGGGGTCTGGCAAAACGACGCTGTTGAACATAATCGCTACGCTTGATAGGCCGACCAGCGGGGAGGTGTACGTGCTGGGGGTTGACGTAGCGAAGATGCCGGAGAGGAAGCTGGAGAGATTCCGCCTGCGTAACATAGGTTACCTCTTCCAGAGCTACAACCTAGTACCTTACCTCACGGCGGAGCAGAACGTGGCTCTTCCTCTAGTCACGCTGGGGGTTAAGAAGGAGCTCGCCTTGCTTAAGGCGCGGCTACTTCTAGAGCTGGTGGGTCTTGAAAAGGCGGCCGCGCTCTACCCCCATCAGATGTCCGGCGGTATGCAACAGAGGGTCGCCGTGGCGAGAGCTTTGGCGGCTAACCCGCCTATCCTCATCCTAGACGAGCCGACCTCCAATGTGGATCCCGACAACGCCTCGCAAGTCCTCGGCCTTATCTATGTGGTCAACAAGCTGTTTAAATCCACTGTATTTATAGCCACGCACGATCCCGAGGTGGCACGCATAGCCACCAGGCTGGTGTATATAAGAGGCGGCAAGCTCTACGAGACCGTGGAGCCTCCCAGGAGGGAGCTCAAGGTAGACGTCGAGCGGGCGGCCGCGGTGTATGAGAAGTTGAAACACATAGACGAGCTGATTGGGATATGA
- a CDS encoding ABC transporter permease, producing MEHIFMIAMGDFKARAVRYILTALAIGVSVALLVALTAVSDATREYIQQTLLRLYPADIMLYSESINIPIRLVDYLRGYPLVQTAEGIIITTGVYRGKVVSIVGIPLRDVDYFAVDLAAGRLPASDGEAVVEESLGVKPGDDMEIKIYGVSGGEKTIRVKVVGVMRSFLRGFIGAFRLNLVVVPLDWLQNRLGTGPFVNAVLITARDKSYVAPLYQALKETYGDAQVYTQENLLQTVTQVFNALNFVFSAISGAALATAAITTFAVMSITVRERLREFGLIKAMGVPSRDLTLSVLIEVFIIAAVAGAVGVLAGYFGANAVKEALVGMGVNFNVSIAFRPQYVLLGMATSLAVALLGAVAPLYKVAKLRPLEIIQLWR from the coding sequence GTGGAACACATCTTCATGATTGCCATGGGCGACTTCAAAGCGCGGGCCGTCCGCTACATACTCACGGCCTTGGCCATAGGGGTTAGCGTCGCCCTCCTAGTCGCCCTGACGGCCGTGAGCGACGCCACAAGGGAGTATATACAACAGACCCTCCTGAGGCTGTACCCAGCTGACATCATGCTGTATTCGGAGTCTATAAATATCCCCATACGTCTCGTAGACTACCTAAGGGGGTATCCCCTCGTTCAGACGGCTGAGGGCATAATAATAACGACGGGCGTCTACCGGGGGAAGGTTGTCTCCATAGTTGGGATACCTCTTAGGGACGTGGACTACTTCGCTGTCGACCTCGCCGCGGGGCGACTACCTGCGTCAGACGGAGAGGCTGTCGTTGAGGAGTCTCTGGGCGTTAAGCCGGGCGACGATATGGAAATAAAGATCTACGGAGTGTCCGGCGGCGAGAAGACCATTAGGGTGAAGGTCGTGGGGGTGATGAGGAGCTTCCTACGGGGGTTTATAGGGGCTTTTAGGCTAAACCTTGTGGTGGTGCCCCTCGACTGGCTACAAAACAGACTGGGCACTGGGCCCTTCGTCAACGCGGTGTTGATCACGGCGAGGGATAAATCCTACGTGGCTCCCCTCTACCAAGCCTTGAAGGAAACGTATGGAGATGCCCAGGTCTACACGCAGGAGAACCTGCTCCAGACCGTTACACAAGTCTTCAACGCCTTGAACTTTGTCTTCTCTGCCATAAGCGGCGCGGCGCTGGCGACCGCCGCCATAACCACCTTCGCCGTCATGTCTATAACTGTCAGGGAGCGTCTGAGGGAGTTCGGTCTCATCAAGGCCATGGGAGTTCCGTCCCGCGATCTTACGCTCTCTGTTCTCATAGAGGTTTTCATAATAGCCGCGGTGGCGGGGGCCGTGGGAGTTCTGGCGGGCTACTTTGGGGCAAACGCAGTTAAGGAGGCGCTGGTGGGCATGGGGGTTAATTTCAACGTGTCTATAGCCTTCAGGCCGCAGTACGTTCTTCTGGGTATGGCTACTTCTCTGGCTGTGGCTCTGCTTGGTGCTGTTGCCCCCCTCTACAAGGTGGCCAAGTTAAGGCCGCTTGAGATCATACAACTATGGCGGTAG
- a CDS encoding MMPL family transporter — MNKTVVAALVLLAVYIYLASHASRVFDILIYDESKLMPPDIEPKKVESIIGAGDRGKAVPVVIWGPHIEEKARNLTRLYPNAITAWTILDAAMKIYRERIDAAVDNATMRFREAALLISNSTRDMCNKLESLERVYVETKEAARRLILATYGVAASGRAFDNKTKKFLEAYARYAAIYDVDTAVRRAADEAYGNVSMYLTNVTWKTWASERAVENVTYAILGSKLNSTALEIAQVVATVGVRQYVYLLVLNKTPPILRPYLPQLVCGGDVERAVSMFREELIRNLTAHFPPPTIYTIEAAAKLVCQGRYALAIVETNQTPSVPRELGVPVSSALLLKSFTNVVTEDVSKIDRATAASLFVVLLYVMGTLLTPALIVSAVGLTYLAVLGFFYQIHGIQKIYYITVYMAAPVVFAIGVDYMLLMASRYAEERALGKEKDEAIASVRRYANRAIAASAAVVATSLGSFALSRMPFMQTIGIGYLITTAFVVATVFLIFPALLYLLGDRIFWPKKTVSHVGRSRIMEKAVVAALRRPFLVVALAAFATALSALYLATSLKITTNPVVAMPETEYKRALEIATTYFPNVTAISTTYIAMKDPPPPGLLQEVEKLPHYVNYTVEKRGEWYIVSIKLSVEDTSDALLEIYHRLDELRQRYGPYLIGGSASWKNVIFSEIYVRFWSFQVYVVVVAAFMVLALLLRSFIIPLRLIATVLMSIAWSLAAEVALFQDLMAQPTYWLVPIILFSFLMAVGTDYDIFIVTRIREELEQGYDEREAIRRAVVTTGPIITGAAIILATAFSTLALSQILLLKQVGFTIALAALIDAFVVRPFVVPALMVLAGRYNWLWIGGYSVAYHRVEP, encoded by the coding sequence GTGAACAAGACGGTTGTAGCCGCGCTTGTCCTCCTGGCAGTTTACATATACCTGGCTAGCCATGCGTCACGGGTCTTTGACATATTGATCTACGACGAGTCTAAGCTCATGCCGCCGGACATCGAGCCGAAGAAGGTTGAGTCGATAATAGGGGCTGGGGACAGGGGCAAGGCTGTGCCTGTAGTGATCTGGGGGCCTCACATCGAGGAGAAAGCAAGAAACCTAACGCGGCTTTACCCAAACGCCATAACCGCGTGGACAATCTTAGACGCTGCGATGAAGATCTACAGAGAGAGGATAGACGCAGCTGTAGACAACGCTACCATGCGCTTCAGAGAGGCCGCCCTCCTCATATCCAACTCGACGAGGGATATGTGTAATAAGCTTGAGAGTCTAGAGAGAGTCTACGTAGAGACCAAAGAGGCGGCAAGACGCCTTATCCTCGCCACATACGGCGTTGCGGCCTCGGGGAGGGCGTTTGACAACAAGACGAAGAAATTCCTAGAGGCATATGCGAGATACGCGGCGATCTACGATGTGGATACCGCCGTCAGAAGGGCGGCTGATGAAGCATACGGCAACGTCTCGATGTACTTAACCAACGTGACCTGGAAGACCTGGGCGAGCGAGAGGGCGGTGGAAAACGTCACATACGCCATACTCGGGAGCAAGCTGAACTCCACCGCCTTGGAGATCGCCCAAGTGGTAGCTACGGTGGGGGTGAGGCAATACGTGTACCTCTTAGTCTTGAATAAAACCCCGCCGATTCTCAGACCCTACCTGCCTCAGCTGGTGTGCGGGGGAGATGTGGAGAGGGCCGTGTCGATGTTTAGAGAGGAACTTATACGGAATTTAACCGCGCATTTCCCGCCGCCTACTATATACACAATAGAAGCGGCGGCGAAGTTAGTCTGCCAAGGCAGATATGCCCTGGCGATAGTGGAGACAAACCAAACGCCTAGTGTGCCACGTGAGCTTGGGGTCCCCGTTTCCTCGGCCCTCCTGCTGAAGAGCTTTACCAACGTGGTGACCGAAGACGTCTCTAAGATAGACAGAGCGACTGCTGCGTCTCTCTTCGTGGTACTCCTCTACGTCATGGGCACTCTCCTCACCCCAGCTCTGATAGTATCGGCTGTGGGGTTGACATATCTGGCGGTTCTAGGCTTCTTCTACCAGATACACGGCATTCAGAAGATCTACTACATCACTGTGTATATGGCGGCACCGGTGGTCTTCGCCATAGGCGTCGACTACATGTTGTTGATGGCCAGCAGATACGCGGAGGAGCGCGCCCTGGGGAAGGAGAAGGACGAGGCTATAGCGTCAGTGAGGCGCTACGCCAACAGAGCCATAGCAGCCAGCGCCGCGGTGGTCGCCACATCTCTCGGCTCCTTCGCCCTATCCCGCATGCCCTTTATGCAGACGATAGGAATAGGCTATCTCATAACTACCGCCTTCGTCGTAGCGACCGTGTTTCTGATCTTCCCAGCCCTCCTCTACCTCCTCGGCGATAGGATATTCTGGCCTAAAAAGACCGTCTCCCACGTCGGCAGATCGCGGATAATGGAGAAGGCCGTGGTAGCGGCCCTCAGAAGGCCCTTCCTCGTGGTGGCTCTCGCGGCGTTTGCCACCGCCCTCTCCGCCCTCTACTTGGCAACCAGCCTGAAAATAACGACGAACCCTGTCGTGGCGATGCCAGAGACAGAGTACAAAAGAGCGCTTGAGATAGCCACTACCTACTTCCCCAACGTCACAGCGATATCTACGACGTACATAGCAATGAAGGATCCCCCACCGCCGGGCCTACTACAGGAGGTGGAGAAGCTACCTCACTACGTTAACTACACGGTCGAGAAAAGGGGGGAGTGGTACATCGTATCGATAAAGCTGTCTGTGGAAGACACGTCGGATGCCCTCCTGGAGATATACCATAGGCTTGACGAGCTTAGGCAGAGGTACGGCCCCTACCTGATTGGAGGGTCGGCCTCCTGGAAAAATGTGATCTTTAGCGAGATATACGTTAGGTTCTGGAGCTTTCAGGTCTACGTGGTCGTGGTAGCCGCCTTCATGGTACTGGCGCTCCTTCTCAGGAGCTTCATAATACCGCTACGTCTAATTGCCACAGTCTTGATGTCTATCGCATGGAGCCTAGCCGCAGAGGTCGCGCTATTTCAAGATCTAATGGCACAGCCAACTTACTGGCTGGTCCCCATAATACTCTTCTCCTTCCTAATGGCGGTGGGGACAGACTACGACATCTTCATAGTCACGAGGATAAGAGAGGAGCTAGAGCAAGGCTACGACGAGAGAGAGGCCATCCGGAGGGCCGTAGTCACGACGGGCCCCATTATCACCGGCGCTGCGATAATACTCGCCACAGCCTTCTCAACCCTAGCCCTCTCACAGATCCTGCTACTGAAGCAAGTGGGCTTCACCATAGCGCTGGCGGCCCTGATAGACGCCTTTGTCGTCAGACCCTTCGTGGTGCCGGCGTTGATGGTGTTAGCAGGCAGATACAACTGGCTCTGGATCGGTGGATACAGCGTGGCATATCACCGCGTTGAACCGTAA
- a CDS encoding HAD family hydrolase produces MNYILSFWGLLVDRLDFWEIWRSVLGRSDFVNEISHFVNEVNMAGFEIPLKAVARIFASKTGKNPTELTRRFIEKTMSQLTPKPCVIDFLRSIKGDGKVAILSNTPCRCFIELFLSKWSVEADLVITSDIILRRKPSRAVFKYALRRLGTEPHEVIYIGDSEEDLGAMGVGLFTIIVGSYGGHVNFPSLCELQNWLIENLGKN; encoded by the coding sequence ATGAATTACATACTCAGCTTCTGGGGTCTTCTAGTCGATAGGTTAGACTTTTGGGAGATATGGCGTAGCGTATTAGGCCGTAGCGATTTTGTAAACGAGATATCTCATTTTGTAAATGAAGTGAATATGGCCGGTTTTGAAATCCCCCTAAAGGCAGTCGCCCGTATATTTGCGTCTAAAACTGGCAAGAATCCAACAGAATTAACAAGGAGGTTTATAGAGAAGACAATGTCGCAATTGACGCCGAAGCCTTGTGTTATTGATTTCCTTAGATCGATAAAGGGAGATGGCAAAGTCGCTATTTTGTCAAATACCCCGTGTAGATGTTTTATAGAGCTGTTTCTCTCAAAATGGAGTGTAGAGGCGGATTTAGTTATTACGTCAGACATAATATTGAGAAGAAAACCGTCAAGAGCCGTCTTTAAATACGCCCTGCGTAGGTTAGGCACAGAGCCTCATGAAGTTATATATATAGGCGATAGCGAAGAAGATCTAGGTGCAATGGGAGTAGGGCTTTTTACAATAATTGTAGGATCATACGGAGGGCATGTCAACTTCCCCTCTTTATGCGAATTACAAAATTGGCTTATCGAAAATTTAGGCAAAAATTAA
- a CDS encoding TIGR00269 family protein gives MTICQRCGKRPAQYLRVVSGERLCLRCLFNSVEDKVLKTIRRYRLIKPGDYVAVAISGGKDSLVLLYILGKFLQRNLLKDVKIEAFTINEGHPYSCFYRMSKREYVKELASKFGIEYNVYHFKDIFGVTAIELAESLSKRGHEVHMCTIDGVLRRRAMNIIGRRRGWTKIATAHNLDDEAQTVLMNVLMGNLSRLSWYGLYEDAEEKDLIPRIKPLKYIREEEIAIYAYYHGIPLMELECPYVVTNPRYNLKFTLATLEKEMPSVKYNLVSFGEKLSAILRTSMQQESLRRCRYCGATSARDVCRVCELFEKAGLLEHYLEKTRSLSLQS, from the coding sequence ATGACGATTTGTCAACGCTGCGGTAAAAGACCGGCGCAGTACCTACGTGTAGTAAGCGGCGAAAGACTTTGTCTCCGTTGTCTTTTTAATTCCGTGGAGGATAAAGTGCTTAAGACAATTAGAAGATACAGACTCATTAAACCGGGCGACTATGTAGCGGTGGCAATATCCGGCGGCAAAGACAGCTTAGTTCTCCTCTACATACTTGGTAAATTTCTACAGCGCAACTTATTGAAAGATGTAAAAATAGAAGCCTTTACGATTAATGAGGGACATCCGTATAGCTGTTTCTATAGAATGTCAAAGCGTGAATATGTAAAAGAGCTAGCTTCAAAATTCGGCATAGAATATAACGTCTACCACTTCAAGGATATATTTGGAGTGACCGCAATAGAGCTTGCGGAAAGCTTGTCTAAAAGAGGCCACGAAGTCCACATGTGTACTATTGATGGAGTTTTGAGACGTCGCGCAATGAATATAATTGGAAGGAGGAGAGGGTGGACAAAAATAGCAACAGCACATAACCTTGACGATGAGGCACAGACTGTGCTTATGAATGTCCTAATGGGAAACCTTTCCCGCCTTAGTTGGTATGGGCTATACGAAGATGCCGAAGAAAAAGACCTTATACCAAGGATAAAGCCTCTTAAATACATAAGAGAGGAGGAGATAGCCATATATGCATACTACCACGGCATCCCGCTCATGGAACTCGAGTGTCCCTATGTTGTAACTAACCCTAGGTACAACCTAAAATTTACACTAGCTACACTAGAAAAAGAGATGCCATCGGTTAAATATAACCTTGTATCATTTGGCGAAAAACTTTCGGCTATTCTACGAACGTCGATGCAACAAGAATCTCTAAGGCGCTGTAGATACTGCGGCGCTACATCGGCGAGAGATGTGTGTAGAGTTTGTGAGCTTTTTGAAAAGGCAGGGCTTTTAGAACATTACTTAGAAAAAACCAGATCGTTAAGTCTCCAGTCTTAG
- a CDS encoding ACT domain-containing protein, with protein MELNFDQPGILATLSNIFAEHDVNIINIAIDGLRQHLHFITDLTMISEDQLQEILKQLQMFAFVKRVKHRVATAPVFVPRWITHVINGKPSLAVEKELVGYLGDLVKLAEEIARRDAKTVKELVSVINAVVLEEALYIAQLRGLAVVESSAIKDGRLVARVCNLAQPLARRYFETFFKELGVQAKVIDEGTCLRLET; from the coding sequence GTGGAGTTAAATTTTGACCAGCCAGGTATCCTGGCCACTCTTTCTAATATCTTTGCAGAACACGACGTCAATATAATAAATATAGCCATAGATGGACTACGTCAGCATCTCCACTTTATAACGGATCTAACCATGATTTCTGAGGATCAGTTACAAGAGATTTTAAAACAGTTGCAAATGTTTGCCTTTGTCAAAAGGGTTAAACACAGAGTTGCTACAGCGCCAGTTTTTGTCCCAAGGTGGATTACACATGTAATTAACGGCAAGCCCAGCCTAGCTGTTGAAAAAGAACTTGTGGGCTACCTAGGCGATCTTGTAAAACTCGCCGAAGAGATCGCCAGAAGAGATGCAAAGACTGTGAAAGAACTTGTTTCTGTAATAAACGCGGTGGTTTTAGAAGAAGCGCTTTACATAGCTCAACTAAGGGGGCTTGCCGTGGTAGAGAGTTCCGCGATTAAAGACGGAAGACTTGTCGCTAGAGTTTGCAACTTGGCACAGCCGTTGGCGCGGAGATATTTTGAAACCTTTTTCAAAGAGCTAGGGGTTCAGGCCAAGGTCATAGATGAGGGGACTTGCCTAAGACTGGAGACTTAA